The following coding sequences are from one Myxococcales bacterium window:
- the recC gene encoding exodeoxyribonuclease V subunit gamma, with translation MSAPVITTHYSNRTEVLVEDLARVVASPRGGPFARETIVVQGRGMAAFLTQQLAARLGVWANPDFSFPRRYVERCLQAVMGEEVSGGTVSEDKLTWLVLAAFETCLDAPVFAPLHRYLRQDPQHRKRFQLARRLGTLFDRYLTYRPEMIRAFSAGADAGLASDQLWQAALWRIVEPKLEGRHGAAREPLWHERLAALSARPAALPNRVCLFGISSLPPQYVRVVAAASRLVETHLFVFSPSDKDWWNSADRRSWAQALSEGADPVARYFDKGHPLVASCGAVGADFRRVLTETFEALQIGEAVHERFASPPLTSNLSRLQADIFALQPSAPVSAPPPPPRSRKRPQRAEAQMALPFAPAAPSEPAASSDFVADESLTVLACHGPMREVEVCRDHLLALLTRTHDPVRPHEVVVMMADVETYAPFVEAVFGEDPASPTYIPYRIADRALRTESPLVDAFFRALDLVGSRLTAPAVLDVLSARALEARLDLSDLDRVATWVVDAGIRWGLDEAHRQAHGQPATAQNTWRFGIDRLLLGYAMPADGQATFADVLPYDEVEGKAAAELGTFVAFVEELFAQLRALEEPRPVATWREDLLRFLEHLVGRGEETDREHQILREGLAALASEAAEAAFSAPLALGVVRAWLEERVEAALPERGFLAGGVTFCAMVPMRSIPFRVVCLLGMNDGVFPRATRPPPFDLVARGPEGPNPGDRDRRLDDRYLFLETLCAARERLIITYTGQSIRDNAVRPPSVLVSELLDALAGPDPRRRDVIEHALVVRHPLQGFSRRYFDGGDARLFTFAKAAAEREVQPEAAPAFFSRVLPPMPHEGQVALPELLRFWQDPLRFLLQRRVRVDFPEGAADIPHREPTVLSPLDKYDLGSRLLALAGDASGRERTNTLVRATGLLPLGALGTVALEALGEEAEAVAKLARALATGPRAPLHFDRPLTSRLRLVGSLSPLFATGLVAHQFGRIRWRQQMSAWLRHLVLNWLAPKGVALLTTLVGRASGEAAEAVQWTPVEQAEDHLSALVELFFQGQNAPLRFLPEASLAFAEAQLAEGGRKKDPMAVAVKGYEERAKFALHWNRTLPEGAPPFEDLITEGPAFEVLALSVGRPLLAHRKAWKEGAS, from the coding sequence GTGTCCGCGCCCGTCATCACCACCCACTACAGCAATCGGACCGAGGTTCTGGTGGAGGACTTGGCCCGTGTCGTGGCGTCGCCCCGGGGGGGCCCTTTCGCCCGGGAGACCATCGTGGTTCAGGGCCGGGGCATGGCGGCCTTCCTCACCCAGCAGCTGGCCGCGCGGCTCGGCGTGTGGGCAAACCCGGATTTCAGCTTCCCCCGCCGGTATGTCGAGCGGTGTCTGCAGGCGGTGATGGGCGAAGAGGTCTCGGGCGGCACCGTCTCCGAAGACAAGCTGACCTGGCTCGTACTGGCGGCCTTCGAGACCTGTCTCGACGCGCCGGTGTTTGCGCCCCTGCACCGCTACCTGCGCCAGGACCCCCAGCATCGCAAACGCTTTCAGCTGGCGCGCCGCCTGGGGACCCTCTTCGATCGATACCTCACCTACCGTCCCGAGATGATCCGCGCGTTCTCGGCGGGGGCGGACGCGGGGCTCGCCTCCGACCAGCTGTGGCAAGCGGCGCTGTGGCGCATCGTGGAACCCAAGCTCGAGGGGCGCCACGGGGCCGCGCGCGAGCCTCTGTGGCACGAGCGCCTGGCGGCCTTGTCCGCTCGTCCCGCGGCGCTGCCGAACAGGGTGTGCCTGTTCGGCATCTCGAGTCTGCCGCCGCAGTACGTGCGCGTGGTGGCGGCGGCCAGCCGCCTGGTCGAGACCCACCTCTTCGTGTTTTCTCCGAGCGACAAGGATTGGTGGAACAGCGCCGATCGCAGGAGCTGGGCGCAGGCGTTGTCCGAGGGCGCCGATCCGGTCGCACGCTACTTCGACAAAGGGCATCCCCTGGTGGCGTCGTGTGGCGCGGTGGGGGCCGACTTTCGCCGTGTGCTCACCGAAACTTTCGAGGCGTTGCAGATCGGCGAGGCGGTGCACGAGCGCTTCGCGAGCCCGCCCCTCACGTCGAACCTCAGCCGGCTGCAAGCCGATATCTTCGCTTTGCAGCCGTCCGCTCCCGTGAGTGCCCCCCCTCCGCCGCCGCGAAGCCGCAAGCGCCCGCAGCGCGCAGAGGCACAGATGGCTTTGCCCTTTGCCCCCGCCGCGCCTTCCGAGCCGGCCGCGTCTTCAGACTTCGTGGCCGACGAGAGCCTGACCGTTTTGGCCTGCCACGGGCCCATGCGGGAGGTGGAGGTGTGCCGCGATCACCTGCTGGCCTTGCTCACGCGCACGCACGATCCCGTGCGGCCTCACGAGGTGGTGGTGATGATGGCCGACGTGGAGACCTACGCGCCCTTCGTCGAAGCGGTGTTCGGCGAAGATCCGGCTTCGCCGACGTACATCCCCTACCGCATCGCCGATCGCGCCTTGCGCACGGAGAGTCCCTTGGTGGATGCGTTCTTTCGAGCGCTGGACCTGGTGGGCTCCCGGCTGACCGCGCCGGCGGTGCTGGACGTGCTGAGCGCGCGGGCTCTCGAGGCCCGGCTAGACCTTTCGGATCTCGATCGGGTGGCCACCTGGGTTGTGGACGCGGGGATCCGCTGGGGTTTGGACGAGGCGCATCGTCAGGCGCACGGCCAGCCGGCCACCGCGCAGAACACGTGGCGCTTCGGCATCGACCGGCTGCTGCTGGGGTACGCGATGCCGGCCGATGGTCAGGCCACGTTCGCCGACGTGTTGCCTTACGACGAAGTCGAGGGCAAAGCGGCGGCGGAGCTTGGCACCTTCGTCGCCTTCGTCGAAGAGTTGTTTGCGCAGCTGCGCGCGCTCGAGGAGCCACGGCCCGTGGCAACGTGGCGAGAGGACTTGCTCCGTTTCCTCGAGCACCTGGTGGGACGCGGGGAAGAGACGGATCGCGAGCATCAGATCCTGCGTGAAGGGCTGGCTGCGCTCGCGTCCGAGGCGGCTGAGGCGGCGTTTTCGGCGCCCCTCGCGCTCGGCGTGGTGCGCGCGTGGCTCGAAGAGCGGGTGGAGGCGGCCCTGCCCGAGCGCGGCTTTTTGGCGGGTGGGGTCACGTTTTGCGCCATGGTGCCCATGCGCTCGATTCCCTTCCGCGTGGTGTGTCTTTTGGGCATGAACGACGGTGTGTTTCCCCGCGCCACCCGGCCGCCGCCCTTCGATCTGGTGGCACGTGGGCCGGAGGGCCCAAATCCCGGCGATCGGGATCGTCGGCTCGATGATCGCTACCTCTTTCTCGAGACCCTCTGCGCTGCGCGGGAGCGGCTGATCATCACGTACACCGGGCAGAGCATTCGGGACAACGCCGTACGCCCGCCCTCCGTGTTGGTGAGTGAGTTGCTGGACGCGCTCGCAGGCCCCGATCCCCGTCGCCGCGATGTCATCGAACACGCCCTGGTGGTGCGGCACCCGCTGCAGGGGTTCTCCCGCCGCTATTTCGACGGCGGCGACGCGCGCTTGTTCACCTTCGCGAAGGCCGCTGCCGAGCGCGAGGTGCAGCCCGAGGCTGCGCCCGCCTTTTTTTCGCGGGTGTTGCCGCCCATGCCGCACGAGGGCCAGGTGGCGCTGCCGGAGCTCCTGCGCTTTTGGCAAGACCCCCTCCGGTTCCTGCTGCAGCGACGGGTGCGTGTGGACTTCCCCGAAGGCGCCGCCGACATTCCGCACCGCGAGCCCACCGTGCTGTCGCCGCTCGACAAATACGACCTGGGGTCCCGCTTGCTGGCGCTGGCGGGCGATGCCTCGGGGCGTGAACGGACAAACACGCTCGTGCGGGCCACGGGGCTCTTGCCCCTGGGGGCGCTGGGCACCGTTGCGCTCGAAGCTTTGGGTGAAGAGGCCGAAGCCGTGGCGAAGCTGGCCCGCGCGTTGGCCACGGGACCTCGGGCGCCTTTGCACTTCGATCGTCCCCTCACCTCGCGCCTTCGCCTCGTGGGAAGTTTGAGCCCGCTCTTTGCGACGGGGCTCGTGGCGCATCAGTTTGGGCGCATTCGGTGGCGGCAGCAGATGAGCGCGTGGCTTCGCCATCTGGTGCTCAACTGGCTTGCGCCGAAGGGCGTTGCCTTGCTCACGACGCTCGTGGGACGCGCATCGGGCGAAGCGGCGGAAGCCGTGCAATGGACGCCCGTGGAACAGGCCGAAGATCACCTGTCGGCCCTGGTGGAGCTGTTCTTTCAGGGTCAAAACGCGCCGCTGCGGTTTTTGCCCGAAGCCTCGCTGGCCTTTGCCGAGGCGCAGCTCGCCGAGGGCGGCAGGAAAAAGGATCCGATGGCGGTGGCCGTGAAAGGTTACGAAGAACGGGCGAAGTTCGCCCTTCATTGGAACCGCACGCTGCCCGAGGGCGCGCCCCCGTTCGAGGACCTCATCACTGAGGGGCCTGCCTTCGAGGTCTTGGCGCTGAGCGTGGGGCGGCCGCTCTTGGCCCACCGCAAAGCGTGGAAGGAGGGCGCCTCGTGA
- the recB gene encoding exodeoxyribonuclease V subunit beta, which translates to MSRDQGFDPFRVALAGRNVVDASAGTGKTYAITTLVVRLLLERRLRVRDVLVVTFTEAATAELRDRVRRRLRDAWEAVVAAETGLPLTSELGRYVAERRSRAGLAETDRAWLELALEEIDEAPISTIHGFCQRVLSDAALESEVPFEAELIADGRPLRDEAVFDFHSRDLAALPLSQAKAVCDAVDLKFWQGLADKALCNPEARILPSRHDDREQALALALDRLRASWHRAEVQAALAQHPHFTKPPSPQWVPKWLAQIEELLASPEPPADLPNGVRQLCRTALANRSREGRAPAHPVFEALDALAELEGPGSHMDPPAVLAAKRRFVQFLADELPRQKLAAGTMTFDDLLLRLRDALAGASAASLVAAVRRQFKAALIDEFQDTDPVQFAIFEAFFAEAPGPLFLIGDPKQAIYSFRGADVNAYLSAVRRAHTQHHTMAVNWRSDPRLINAVNALFAPRPEVPAPFFIDGISFSPVGPRPDARDVCEAGDRSGPLEVLLGEPSDMQEERIAALVAADICRLLNSGARIAGAPVRPADVAVLTRSNGQAVQVQQELRRLQIPAVLLGDKSVFDAPEATELLTVLAAIVEPTNAAALRRALATELLGLSAPELVALEDDAEGWATWSEQFRGWHEVWLSTGFVPMFRRWLAHERVQPRLLRLPDGERRITNLLHLMELVHRAAEAHHLGPAGVLHWLSHAPTRADGGMAPEEAQIRLESDEAAVKLTTVHRAKGLEYPVVYCPFVWRDFLMLPSDRAVLRFHDEEGKTVLDLGSAQFPQHMHKARLEGLAENIRLLYVALTRARHRCTLVWGYGNNFKESALASLLFPLATRQADSDYWAPDPFGHLGKLSLEDLRPPLSAWSARCDGAVTVFPLAGDDVAPYRVHTTPMPLGPARTVEARIEDWRRTTSFSAMIAAAAHGTWVAGDEEGGRDRDEGSLDDERTGRGSAEVPLATFPRGAKAGNFFHALLETVDFAAEAEGHTEAVRAQLALHRFPAEPWGDTLPLVLADLMRTPLPLDEGHVRLCDVPPEERVSELEFALPLLPAGQRLSGALADAFACDAETEAERLYATRVGQLPLGTLQGFVKGFVDLVFSWQGRYYVADYKTNHLGPRFLHYGAEALGQAMVNGHYFLQSHLYALALNRHLARTAASYTYEAHFGGVLYLFLRGMSPRAPRGTGVHFHRPSLARMQALDAAFGGPRAVKT; encoded by the coding sequence GTGAGCCGAGACCAGGGATTCGACCCGTTCAGGGTTGCCTTGGCCGGACGAAACGTCGTTGATGCCAGCGCCGGCACGGGAAAGACCTACGCAATCACGACGCTGGTGGTTCGGCTTTTGTTGGAGCGGCGTTTGCGCGTGCGGGATGTGCTGGTCGTCACCTTCACCGAGGCGGCCACGGCGGAGCTGCGGGACCGTGTGCGCCGGCGCCTGCGCGACGCCTGGGAGGCCGTGGTGGCCGCGGAGACGGGTTTACCCCTGACCTCGGAGCTCGGGCGCTACGTGGCCGAGCGCAGGAGCCGCGCAGGTCTGGCCGAAACGGATCGCGCGTGGCTCGAGCTGGCGCTCGAAGAGATCGACGAGGCGCCCATTTCCACGATCCATGGGTTCTGTCAGCGGGTGCTTTCCGATGCAGCCCTCGAAAGTGAAGTGCCGTTCGAGGCCGAGCTCATCGCCGATGGCCGCCCGCTCCGGGACGAGGCCGTCTTCGACTTTCATTCTCGCGATCTGGCCGCCTTGCCGCTTTCACAAGCCAAGGCCGTCTGTGACGCCGTTGACCTGAAGTTCTGGCAGGGCCTGGCCGACAAGGCGCTCTGCAACCCCGAGGCGCGCATTCTGCCGTCCCGGCACGACGATCGCGAGCAGGCCCTCGCCCTGGCCTTGGACCGGCTTCGTGCCTCCTGGCATCGCGCCGAGGTGCAAGCGGCCCTCGCGCAGCATCCTCATTTCACGAAGCCACCCAGCCCGCAGTGGGTGCCCAAGTGGTTGGCCCAGATCGAAGAGCTGCTCGCAAGCCCAGAACCTCCCGCAGACTTGCCGAACGGGGTGAGACAGCTGTGCCGGACGGCCCTCGCGAACCGCTCGCGGGAAGGACGTGCCCCGGCGCACCCCGTCTTCGAGGCGCTCGATGCCCTTGCGGAGCTGGAAGGCCCGGGCAGCCACATGGACCCACCGGCGGTGCTCGCGGCCAAGCGCCGCTTCGTGCAGTTCCTCGCAGACGAGCTGCCCCGGCAAAAGCTGGCAGCCGGTACCATGACCTTCGACGATCTGCTGCTGCGGCTACGGGACGCTCTTGCGGGGGCTTCGGCCGCCTCCTTGGTGGCCGCCGTGAGGCGCCAGTTCAAGGCGGCGCTGATCGACGAGTTTCAGGACACGGACCCCGTGCAGTTTGCGATCTTCGAGGCGTTCTTCGCCGAAGCGCCCGGGCCGCTCTTTTTGATAGGCGATCCCAAACAGGCCATCTACAGCTTTCGCGGCGCCGACGTGAACGCGTACCTGAGCGCCGTTCGTCGCGCGCACACGCAGCACCACACGATGGCCGTCAACTGGCGCTCGGATCCGCGCTTGATCAACGCCGTGAACGCGCTGTTTGCGCCGCGGCCCGAGGTGCCGGCCCCTTTTTTCATCGACGGTATTTCCTTTTCGCCCGTGGGGCCGCGGCCAGACGCCCGCGACGTCTGCGAGGCGGGTGACCGCTCCGGCCCGCTCGAGGTCTTGCTGGGTGAGCCTTCCGACATGCAAGAGGAGCGGATCGCGGCGCTGGTCGCCGCAGACATCTGCCGCCTGTTGAACTCGGGCGCTCGCATCGCGGGGGCCCCGGTGCGCCCCGCCGACGTGGCGGTGTTGACCCGCTCCAACGGTCAAGCCGTGCAGGTGCAACAGGAGTTGCGGCGCTTGCAGATCCCTGCCGTGTTGCTGGGCGACAAGAGCGTATTCGATGCGCCGGAAGCCACCGAGCTTTTGACCGTGTTGGCCGCCATCGTGGAGCCCACGAACGCCGCGGCTTTGCGCCGGGCCCTGGCCACCGAGCTCCTCGGGCTGTCGGCGCCCGAACTCGTAGCGCTCGAAGACGACGCTGAGGGGTGGGCCACGTGGTCGGAACAGTTTCGCGGCTGGCACGAGGTGTGGCTGTCCACGGGCTTCGTGCCGATGTTCCGAAGGTGGCTGGCCCACGAGCGGGTCCAGCCGCGGCTTTTGCGGCTCCCCGATGGAGAGCGACGGATCACGAACTTGCTGCACCTGATGGAGCTCGTCCACCGTGCCGCCGAGGCGCATCACCTGGGCCCCGCGGGCGTGCTGCATTGGCTCTCCCATGCGCCCACCCGGGCGGACGGCGGCATGGCGCCCGAAGAGGCGCAGATCCGGCTCGAGAGCGACGAGGCCGCCGTGAAGCTCACGACGGTTCATCGTGCGAAGGGCCTCGAGTACCCCGTGGTGTACTGCCCATTCGTGTGGCGGGACTTCTTGATGTTGCCTTCCGATCGCGCCGTGCTTCGCTTTCACGACGAAGAGGGAAAAACGGTCCTGGATCTCGGTTCGGCCCAGTTCCCGCAGCACATGCACAAGGCGCGCCTCGAGGGGCTGGCCGAGAACATCCGCTTGCTGTACGTCGCGCTCACGCGGGCGAGACACCGGTGCACGCTGGTGTGGGGCTACGGCAACAACTTCAAGGAATCTGCGCTGGCCTCCTTGCTGTTCCCGCTGGCCACCCGGCAAGCCGATAGTGACTACTGGGCGCCCGATCCCTTTGGCCATTTGGGCAAGCTTTCGTTGGAGGATCTGCGGCCGCCGCTTTCCGCCTGGAGCGCGCGCTGCGACGGCGCCGTCACGGTTTTCCCGCTGGCGGGCGACGACGTCGCTCCCTACCGCGTGCACACCACACCCATGCCTCTCGGGCCTGCGCGGACGGTGGAGGCGCGCATCGAAGATTGGCGCCGCACGACCAGCTTCTCGGCGATGATCGCTGCTGCCGCTCACGGCACGTGGGTCGCCGGGGACGAGGAGGGTGGGCGCGACCGGGACGAGGGCAGCCTCGACGACGAACGCACGGGGCGCGGAAGCGCAGAGGTGCCGCTAGCCACGTTCCCGCGCGGCGCGAAGGCGGGCAACTTCTTTCATGCGCTGCTGGAGACAGTCGACTTTGCGGCGGAGGCCGAGGGACACACTGAAGCCGTGCGGGCGCAACTGGCCCTGCATCGTTTTCCCGCGGAACCTTGGGGCGACACGTTGCCGCTCGTGCTCGCGGACCTCATGCGCACGCCGCTGCCTCTTGACGAGGGCCACGTGCGCCTGTGCGACGTGCCGCCCGAAGAGCGGGTGTCCGAGCTCGAGTTTGCGCTGCCCTTGCTTCCCGCGGGGCAGCGCCTGTCAGGCGCGTTGGCCGATGCGTTCGCGTGCGACGCGGAGACCGAGGCGGAGCGCCTTTACGCCACGCGTGTGGGGCAGTTGCCGCTCGGCACCTTGCAGGGATTCGTCAAGGGCTTCGTCGACCTGGTGTTCTCGTGGCAGGGTCGCTACTACGTTGCGGACTACAAGACCAATCACCTGGGGCCGCGGTTTTTACACTACGGAGCCGAGGCGCTGGGACAGGCCATGGTGAACGGTCACTACTTTTTGCAGTCGCATCTTTACGCCCTGGCGTTGAATCGGCACTTGGCGCGCACCGCGGCGTCCTACACCTACGAGGCCCACTTCGGCGGTGTTCTCTATCTCTTCTTGCGAGGCATGAGCCCGCGCGCGCCGCGCGGTACGGGCGTGCATTTTCACCGACCCTCCTTGGCCCGCATGCAGGCGCTGGATGCGGCGTTCGGAGGACCTCGGGCGGTGAAGACATGA
- the recD gene encoding exodeoxyribonuclease V subunit alpha — translation MKRERPDVQDLFGRLEAFRSRHLLADIDVQLAHALARLAPDASADVLLAAALASRAVQQGHVCVDLAALAGQPLTTEGEEALGEEALPSLSAWLACLRDSTLVAPAPDDRAPRPLVLDARGRLYLFRYARYQRWLAEALNARAGRLETVDVRALRAGLARLFPEGASDEQRLAVAVAVVRNLSVISGGPGTGKTFTVARLLALLQELAWAEGGPLRVLALAPTGKAAQRLGESMAAAVASLDCAPAVRECLLAPTSTIHRALGFLPQTPTRFRHDAHNPLPADVVLVDEASMVDLALMAKLVVAVPPHARLVLLGDKDQLASVEAGSILADIAGEGASPGVSAAMAARLGELGLTVPVVGGAPGLADGCILLTRSRRYDPESGIGALARAVNAGDAAAAVAVAEAGRDVRLLPQGPGLHGRMVDDVRAVFAGLRSLPPRERLTRLSRFKILCAHRKGPHGAEQVNRDLEALLVRDGSIDASRTWYDGRPLLVTANDPVLELWNGDVGIVCVDPVTGVPLAHFAGAEGQGTRAFAPARLPPHETVFAMTVHKSQGSEFEHVALLLPDKPSAVLTRELVYTAITRARRRVDIYGAAEVLAAAITRRVQRASGLRDALS, via the coding sequence ATGAAGCGGGAACGACCCGACGTCCAAGACCTCTTCGGTCGCCTCGAGGCCTTTCGTTCTCGGCATCTCTTGGCCGACATCGACGTGCAGCTGGCCCACGCCCTCGCGCGTCTTGCACCCGATGCCTCTGCCGATGTGTTGTTGGCGGCGGCGCTGGCGAGCCGGGCGGTTCAACAAGGCCACGTCTGCGTGGATCTGGCTGCGCTTGCGGGCCAGCCTCTGACCACGGAGGGTGAGGAGGCGCTGGGTGAAGAGGCGCTGCCGTCTCTGTCGGCGTGGCTTGCGTGCCTGCGTGACAGTACGCTGGTGGCCCCCGCGCCCGACGACCGCGCGCCGCGCCCCCTGGTGCTGGACGCCCGCGGCCGGCTTTATCTTTTCCGCTATGCCCGGTACCAACGATGGCTGGCAGAGGCCTTGAACGCCCGGGCGGGGAGGCTCGAGACGGTGGACGTACGAGCGTTGCGTGCAGGCCTTGCCCGCTTGTTCCCTGAAGGCGCCAGCGACGAACAGCGTCTGGCGGTGGCCGTGGCGGTGGTGCGTAACCTGAGCGTGATTTCGGGGGGACCGGGCACCGGCAAGACCTTCACGGTGGCACGCCTTTTGGCCCTGCTGCAGGAACTTGCGTGGGCCGAGGGGGGGCCTTTGCGGGTGTTGGCCCTGGCGCCCACGGGCAAAGCGGCCCAGCGCCTGGGGGAGTCGATGGCAGCCGCCGTGGCCTCGCTCGATTGTGCACCGGCGGTGCGTGAATGCCTGCTGGCGCCCACGTCGACGATTCATCGCGCCTTGGGGTTCCTGCCGCAAACACCCACGCGCTTTCGTCATGACGCCCACAACCCTTTGCCCGCAGACGTCGTGCTGGTGGACGAAGCCTCGATGGTGGATCTCGCGCTCATGGCGAAGCTGGTCGTGGCCGTGCCTCCGCACGCGCGGCTCGTGCTTCTTGGCGACAAGGACCAGCTGGCCTCGGTGGAAGCCGGTTCGATCCTGGCTGACATCGCAGGGGAAGGGGCGTCGCCGGGTGTGTCCGCGGCCATGGCCGCCCGGCTTGGGGAGCTGGGGCTCACGGTGCCCGTGGTCGGCGGCGCGCCCGGTCTCGCAGATGGGTGCATCCTGCTCACCCGGAGCCGACGTTATGACCCCGAAAGCGGCATTGGCGCGCTGGCGCGGGCCGTGAACGCAGGCGATGCGGCGGCGGCCGTGGCGGTCGCGGAAGCGGGGCGCGACGTGCGTCTTTTGCCTCAGGGACCTGGATTGCACGGCCGGATGGTGGACGACGTGCGGGCGGTCTTCGCAGGCCTGCGCAGCCTGCCACCACGCGAACGGCTGACGCGGCTTTCGCGCTTCAAGATCCTGTGTGCTCATCGCAAGGGGCCTCACGGCGCCGAGCAAGTGAACCGTGATCTCGAGGCTCTGCTGGTGAGGGACGGAAGCATCGATGCCTCCCGAACGTGGTACGACGGGCGCCCGCTCTTGGTGACCGCCAACGACCCCGTGCTGGAGCTGTGGAACGGTGACGTGGGCATCGTATGTGTCGATCCGGTGACGGGCGTGCCGCTTGCTCACTTTGCGGGCGCGGAGGGGCAGGGCACCCGTGCCTTCGCACCGGCGCGGCTGCCTCCCCACGAAACGGTTTTTGCGATGACGGTGCACAAGAGCCAGGGCTCCGAGTTCGAGCACGTGGCCTTGCTGCTACCGGACAAACCCTCTGCCGTGCTCACCCGTGAGCTGGTGTACACCGCCATCACCCGCGCCCGCCGGCGCGTGGACATTTATGGAGCGGCCGAGGTGTTGGCGGCCGCGATCACGCGGCGGGTGCAGCGCGCGTCGGGCTTGCGCGACGCTCTCTCGTAG